Part of the Oscillospiraceae bacterium genome, GCCGCGCGGGAGCGAGACCGGCCGTATCGTCGAGAGCAGCGTTCCGTTTTCGCTTCGGCGAGCCGCCAAGGAAACCGTGCTGATTGTCCTCAACCGGATCCAGCGGCATGCGCGTCTTGAGGCCCATGTGATCGAACGGGACGGCGAACCGCTCGCGAGCATCAAAATGACGGACGGACGGGACGCGATTTTGCAAATGGAGCTCATGACAGGCAGCCATGCGCAGGCGCGGGAAATCTGCGGAAATTTTCTGCTCCACGCCGAACGCATCGTGGACCGCGTGCTCCGCTCTCTGTTGGAGCCGTACGACGACGAGGAGACGACTGAGACAAAGGACGGGTTTTCCGAATAACTGACGAAGTTCA contains:
- a CDS encoding DUF4364 family protein; this encodes MARYGFGGGKTDLKIFVLYVMRHISDPVAFDQMSEMVLIDDNINYFLYCECVAELLESGLMRKETDKDGRETYLITPRGSETGRIVESSVPFSLRRAAKETVLIVLNRIQRHARLEAHVIERDGEPLASIKMTDGRDAILQMELMTGSHAQAREICGNFLLHAERIVDRVLRSLLEPYDDEETTETKDGFSE